Below is a genomic region from Castanea sativa cultivar Marrone di Chiusa Pesio chromosome 2, ASM4071231v1.
CTTATataattataagattttttaaaatattcatcTCTATTTTAAGTATATTTGTTAGATCATGGttgataatttgttatttgGAATTATAGATATCATTataaattcttatatatgttatGGCTTATTAATTTACAGACAACTTTCTATAGTTACAACAtcattttcacatacttttttttaactgttttataatttaaaaataaaaataaaagtatttacAAATATGAGATTAAGGTTTCTTAAAAATTTGTGAATGTAATAATTATGACAATGATattacttatattttatgtaagatgatAGTGCTACTTAGTGGACTACATAAAttaatatagtttttctttttctaatttaatttcACAGTTGTATGATTACATGGACTGTGAATTGTCAAAATAGATTATCAATCAGATTACtaattcataaatttaatttgtataaatccattgagattttttttgggcttcaccactagatttaattaattgatGTTGAAGAGTGTTCTTCTGAACCAAAAGTTTGGTTTCATAATCTGGAtagtaaattatatatagaatttttagtTACTGATGCCAACTTCCAATGTCTTCATCTATTAATAAATGACAAATGCAGGTTTTTATATAAAGCCTACATCTATGATCTATGTTTGCACTTTTATAAACGCACATAATTAAGCATAGAATTGTCAAGCTAGCTTGGTGGTCGGTGGTGTACATCGGCTGGTCTAGATCCCAAGTTTCCATATcactcttttaacttttttggaACCTTCATTAGAATCAATGACTCAGCTGAAAGACAATTTTGACCATTTGTCAAATTCACACAAAAAGAGACAAAGCTTAGATTAGACCATGCCTGTAATTCTAGGAGCGTTGTAGGAAGCTTAGGTTATGAGTCTTTGGATTAGCCCAAAGAACACATTCTTGAGAGAATTCCAATTTGAGAGAATGCCTGGAATCATGTATTCCAATTTGTAAAATTGGTCACACATACAAGAAATCATGTCAGGTAGATATTTCAAGTAAGTTTAGGAATCCCTACGAGTGCCTCCTTCCCTTCTACCCAATTTTAGGAGTAATTAGAAGACATTGTAACTAATCTTGattcattaaataaatattaccaCTTAAGGAATAAGGATTTAAGGGCATATACCAATGAATTCTATTCATGTACTTGTTCATGCTTGTATGTATACAAATATACATTCGTTTATGAATAACAACTTGAATAGTCTCAACAACTTGGATTAACTTCTTGAATATGTACACTTCCACATGCCCATTTGTTTGCACACACTTGTGTTATAGTTGCCTAAAGTTGATACCAGTTGACTTTGGTTTTTCCTGTCCAcgatatatttgaaaattatggTTCGAAGTTATGCTCAGCTATTACAAAAAAGTTAGCTTGTTGCGAAttgatgaaaattttctatCTATTGGATTGCAGAGCTTGCTGTTGGGAACATTGTGAGGCGTGTTTTGCATATAATCAGGGAGGAGGATCATTCGAATGCAAGAGATGCTGTTGAAGGGTTTAGATTATCTGTAGGAGGAGATAATGATTATATAGTTGAGCAAGATCACCTAAATCTATCAGCTGCTGCTCAAAGTTCTCTGTGTCGACCTTCATTGCATGCACTTTTAGAGCGTTCTCCTGACTCTGCAACAACTTACTTCACTGCTACTTCAGAGGATGATTCTGAAGAGAAAAGCAAATGTAAGCTATCACAGTGGTTTGTATTCAATGAACTCTAATTATGACATTaaatcaaaatatgaattaagttTCTAactttgagagtttttttttttctctaggtaatagaatttttattgaaaaaatgaaCATAGTATCATGCTGATGATGATGAACATTCTGGAcatgatatattattattgatatatTACCTTGAGTTTACATAAATGTTAAATAgacattattgatttttttatttaaaaaaaaaattatcatccaaaaaaaattatatccttTTTCAGCATTGGATCAAAATGCAAAGAGCTTGAAGTTTAGGCGTAAGGTCATCTCAGCAGTTAATGATCTCATTGAAGATATAAATTCCTGCCATTTGGTGATTGCAGAACTAGCAGTGGAGCATATACATCACAAGTAATTACTATTTAAACTTGATGTTATCTTTCTCCATCAAGTAGCTTTTGTtaaatctttaaatttacatccaGAAGCATTTTTCCCCTCTATTGCCACTTTGAATATGTTTATTGATGTTTTCTTTTCTGCTTATTTCTTCTactgtaataatttttttgtatcttGCAATGTTTGTTGCTCCAAACAAGATATAAAAGAgggttttaattttgtattactcCTAATTATTTTCATCTCTTGCATTTTCaggaatagtttttttttttttttttttttttcttttccccctcTCTTAATTAATACCAATCAAGAAAGTCATAAAATCAAAACTGAGCTAACTTATAGAAGATGTCAGAGCAGACTTGGCTAGGCTATGGATCTCCTTATTCCTAGATCTTTGGACATTATTTATACGAGAACAGAATATATTATGAATGTCTAACATCAAAACTATTTCTGCAATGTGCTTATTTATTAGATGAATAGCCGCAATGAGTCGATCTACCAATAATTTTTCTCTAAACCTCTTAAGAGAAGCTATTGATATGCAAGAAGGAATGATGGAGGAAAGTAAAATATGTCAAAGAGGCACATCAATCATAAGCTAAAAGTAATTTCCAGCCCCCTCTAGGGGCCAAATGAGATAGCAGCTTGTCCTATTTTTACATGCCTGAACAGTTGTCTGGATGTTTACAGGATCTGTACAAAAGCACAAAACTAGGCAACCTTGCTAGTTGGGTGTTCATGAATCCTCTTTAAGAAGGAAGCCTTCACTAAAGACTGTTGATTGATCTCTTCTATTCCGTTAATTATATTCTATCGTGTCATTTTCAAGTCATTCCCTTGAATCTGTGTGGTACAATGCATCCCCAAGTTTTAGGAGATAGCATTTTATATGGATAATGTAGTGGCACTAAAATTAAATTGCATCAACCATGGCTTGAAAGTTTATGTGCCCATATCGTCATTGGCAAGTTCATACTTTAGAGAGCTAGTCAATCCATAAATAGAAAACTCCAACAAATCTATCACAATATGATCTGCATCAATGAAACTATATATTTCATTGTTTTCAGAATACCCTCTTTCAGCTTTCTGACTAGAGTAGATTTAAAAGCCATTCGTAGTTTTTCTATTTCTAGAAATCTTTCTAGTTGAAGTGGAGCTTTGCTTGATTTTTAGTCTCTCTAATTGGTTTTCATGTATGGTTCTCTTTGTTGAAATTGTTTAGTCACTTGATAATCTTTCATGTATGATGCAAGTATTTGTTGTTTATAGGCTATAGCAGCTTAGTTTTTTCATTCAATTGAAATATTCTTTGCCTTTTGATTGATTACAGTAAGGTGATATTAACTTTCGGTCGTTCAAGAACAGTGAAAGAATTCCTATGTGCTgcaaaggagaaaaaaagatcATTTGGGGTATTTGTTGCGGAGGGTGCTCCAAAGTTCGTACTAGACACTATCTATCTTTACCACAAGAAAGCAATTGTATTAGTCCCTTTTTAGCTTGGGACTGatttattttactctttttgaTATGATTTGTTGCAAATTGGTCATTGATTAGGTACCCAGGGCATCTTCTTGCAAAAGAGTTGGCTGCCAGAGGGTTACAAACCACAGTGATTACTGATTCTGCTGTTTTTGCCATGATTTCCAGAGTGAATATGGTACTTATTGACTCTGGAAGCTTTTTCTATTCCATTATGGCTGTTATTGGAAAgcattttaattgtttaaactAAAAATTCTCATAAAAGGTAATAGTTGGAGTTCATGCTGTGATGGCCAATGGCGGGGTCATCGGACCTGTTGGGTTGAATATGGTTGCACTTGCTGCACGAAAGCATGCCGTTCCATTTGTTGTTGTTAACGGTACTCACAAGGTATGATGGTATGATAAAACGCTGTTCATTTATTGAAAGAATGTGTCTCACGCAGGCATCTTATTGCATAATATTCCatattacaaaattataatttgcatCTTACTTCTTTAGTCGTAGTGTGATTTTTTTCATAATCCATAAAATTCCTCCTTAAATATAAGTATCAGTTTTAACCTTTTCATTTCAAATCATGTTGCAACAACTTGTTTCAAGAATTCATAGGAACACCTGGGCTGTGTTGTGTTCTATTGGCACTCAAGAGCTCGAGTCAACTTATGTCaaaacttcttaaaattttgttgtgtcTATATGGTATCAAGTCCCATCCAAATTTTGGTATGGACTAAATATCATATGCAGCATTTTTGTATAGGATGTggaatattttaaattatagataACTAAAAGgtactttgttttgttttctacaaaacaaaaaaaaaactttgccgATTATGATGTGTAATGCTGCCTTGTTTATGACAGTTGTGTCCATTGTATCCAAACAACCCAGGAGTCTCGCTGAATGAGATGAGATCCCCATCTGAAGTATTGTCTTTCGAGCAATTTTCAGATTGTATGGATTATAGAATTGGCACTGGTGCTGCTCAACTTCTTGTTGTCAATCCTGCATTTGATTATGTTCCCCCAGAGCTTGTTAGTCTTTTCATTACTGACATGTAAGACTGTTTTCCATACTGCTAGTATTGAGAAACTTTCAAACACCTTTTTCCTTCTTGTTCTAAATGTTATTTTCTAACTTaccaaagaaaattttctttgggtAGAACTCATGTTCTGAAATTATCAAATATATCTATACTATAACTAACTTCTTTTTCCATTCAcaaatatgattaaaaaaaaaaaagtctcatcctATTAAATTATTTCTAATATCTATGATGCTTCCAATGTATGAAATGTATTCATTAATGCCCTGATTATGCTTAATTTCTATTGCAGAGGAGGGTATTGTCCATCATATATGTACAGGCTTATTGCTGATTATTACTCTTCTGATGATGTGGTTATACAACAGAAACCTGCTTCCTAAAAGTAAGTTTTCTTGAAGCCTCAACCATGTTGGAAGAGATTTTGGTTATGTCAGTCTGCATGTATTATTTATGTGTTGTAGTCTGCATCAAATACTCTCCTCTTGTAGTCTAGATTTGATGATTGTGAGCAAGAATCCAAATATCAAGTACCAAAACTTTCCCACGGTTTGCTAAATGATTTACATATTACAAGTATGCTTAGAAGTTAGATCTTTAAGATTTTAGTGATTTAGTTAGTCTATGGTGAAAACCAGTACCTTATAATAAACTGTTCGTGATTGTAATCACAATTTTCAGTCCTCTAGTGTTATTTAATCTGGATTTAATAGGGCGGATTATCGCTTCTAAAGAACTGGAAAGCCAAAAGCGGCTCTTTTCGGCTTATCTGTATTCGTTGAACCTCATATATTACAAACTTGATTAAGTGTATATCAAGACTTAGCTATACCAGTACTGACTACTGAGTCAGTGCATGAGAGAAATACCTAATGTCAATGCCACTAAAGATCGCAAGCTTGGTATTAGCGTCAATTAATTCTAACCATTTGTTTCCTTTGCAAAACTTTAGATATCAACAGACCTCAATGGGATTATACTACAGACACCAACCATAAAATGTAAATTCctcaaaaagatgaaaaacaaactgtACACAGGATACTTCTCTTATGAAACTTCACTGCATGCCATGTACCTGAATTCTCAAATTAATAAGCCAAGATTAGTAGCAATCCAATATCTATTTCTTGTAGTCCATTAATGTATTTAATTAAGAATACAAGCAATAGTATACTAGATTCATTAGGAATTCGCCAATATGCATGCTCCAATATTGCTAGTTGTATggcttaacatttttttataaagcgGCCAGTAGGGGCTTGTGATCCTCAGGCGGTATTCACAAACAGATCTAATTTGGGTGTCTTGAGTgacaaaaaaagttttagtttaATAGAATCTGTTATTGTTAGTCATATTTTGATGTGTTGATTGTTTGTGTCTGATGCAGATCAAGGAGGTGATACTAATTAGCAGACAGAAAATTAACAGGAATTTGACTACCATTATGATTCATGATAAGTTTATGTTAGGTCCAAATTTCATGGGCAAAGAGAATCCCCGTTAGTGGGGAAGAGCTACAGGTTAAAAGCATAgataaaactacaaaaattgaTGTTACTGTTAATAAGGATGAACTAATGACCAAATTATTTGTAACAAATACATTCAAGTTTTCTAGAGATTTTCAGTCATTATGTAATAGAACAAttgcttttcaattttttatttttatttttattataaaagattACAAAGTTATGCACACACCTATGGGTCTTGAATCCATGGCCTCACCCTTAAGCTTACTCTACAAGGAAAGGGGAATTAATTAATTGCTTTTCTATGAAATATTAACCCtgtttctcttattttatttcgGTGTGAACTTGCAGTTATGAATAGTTCTGGTCTTTTAATACATGCATTAGTAGTTACTTGTTCTTATCTTTAATCAAACTATTAGTGGGCTATACAATAAGCAGTCTTCtcccattcaaatcccttccctCTTATGCTGTACATGACCTTCACCTTGCTAACGGGTAGAGATACCAATTACTACTTCAGAGAGGATGcagcgatttttttttttcaa
It encodes:
- the LOC142626407 gene encoding uncharacterized protein LOC142626407, translating into MVDVQGLVNELVSKLRRRKVEGSRATARLTAELLRSVISQSKLPTTNQPAALIDAVRDVGEKLIAANPIELAVGNIVRRVLHIIREEDHSNARDAVEGFRLSVGGDNDYIVEQDHLNLSAAAQSSLCRPSLHALLERSPDSATTYFTATSEDDSEEKSKSLDQNAKSLKFRRKVISAVNDLIEDINSCHLVIAELAVEHIHHNKVILTFGRSRTVKEFLCAAKEKKRSFGVFVAEGAPKYPGHLLAKELAARGLQTTVITDSAVFAMISRVNMVIVGVHAVMANGGVIGPVGLNMVALAARKHAVPFVVVNGTHKLCPLYPNNPGVSLNEMRSPSEVLSFEQFSDCMDYRIGTGAAQLLVVNPAFDYVPPELVSLFITDIGGYCPSYMYRLIADYYSSDDVVIQQKPAS